In a single window of the Massilia oculi genome:
- a CDS encoding cyanophycinase has product MFRFVVHAVITLALLASSASHAADKEPVQPKGSLVIIGGALRADNDAVWERIVQLAGGKGARIAVFASASASPERAGSYLVERLNRYGADAFFVPVAERLDGVDGRAAADDPRLAEAVRTAGGAYFSGGDQGRITGVLRRPDGSNTQVLDALWDMYRRGGVIAGSSAGAAIMSSTMFGHPRSILSTLQHGVDDGRQITRGLGFIGDDVFIDQHLLVRGRFARMLPAMLAKGYKIGLGIDENTAMVVNAKRDVEVIGYRGALLVDLSEAATRDGSFNLANGRLSYLDNGDRFNLATKTFTPAPEKAHGKVDAKKPYWRGPLFSADILGNGTVVDLMAKLIDSDQVEAIGLSLDSPNAERPDLGFEFKLSRVGESVGYQSAFSEAYSVYNVRLDIRPIVVQRPLYQYR; this is encoded by the coding sequence CGGTCCAGCCGAAAGGCTCGCTCGTCATCATCGGCGGCGCCCTGCGCGCCGACAATGATGCCGTGTGGGAACGCATCGTCCAGCTCGCGGGCGGCAAGGGCGCTCGCATCGCCGTGTTCGCCTCCGCCTCGGCCAGTCCCGAACGTGCCGGCAGTTATCTCGTGGAGCGCCTGAACCGCTATGGCGCCGACGCCTTCTTCGTCCCGGTCGCCGAGCGCCTGGACGGCGTCGACGGGCGCGCCGCGGCCGACGATCCCAGGCTGGCCGAGGCCGTGCGCACGGCCGGCGGCGCCTATTTCTCGGGCGGAGACCAGGGCCGCATCACGGGCGTCCTGCGCCGGCCCGACGGCAGCAACACGCAGGTGCTCGACGCCCTGTGGGACATGTACCGGCGCGGCGGCGTGATCGCCGGCTCGAGCGCCGGCGCCGCGATCATGAGCAGCACGATGTTCGGCCATCCGCGCTCGATCCTGTCCACCCTCCAGCATGGCGTCGACGACGGCCGCCAGATCACGCGCGGCCTGGGCTTCATCGGCGACGACGTCTTCATCGACCAGCACCTGCTGGTGCGCGGACGCTTCGCGCGCATGTTGCCGGCCATGCTGGCCAAGGGCTACAAGATCGGCCTCGGGATCGACGAGAACACGGCGATGGTGGTCAATGCCAAGCGCGACGTCGAGGTGATCGGCTACCGCGGCGCGCTGCTGGTCGACCTGAGCGAGGCCGCCACCCGCGACGGCAGCTTCAATCTCGCCAATGGGCGCCTGAGTTACCTCGACAATGGCGACCGCTTCAACCTGGCCACCAAGACGTTCACGCCGGCGCCCGAGAAGGCGCATGGCAAGGTCGACGCCAAGAAACCGTACTGGCGCGGCCCGCTGTTTTCGGCCGACATCCTCGGTAACGGCACGGTGGTCGACCTGATGGCCAAGCTGATCGACAGCGACCAGGTCGAAGCGATCGGGCTGTCGCTGGATAGCCCCAATGCCGAGCGTCCCGACCTGGGCTTCGAGTTCAAGCTCAGTCGGGTTGGCGAGAGCGTCGGCTACCAGTCGGCGTTCAGCGAAGCCTATTCGGTGTACAACGTGCGGCTCGACATCCGGCCGATCGTGGTGCAAAGGCCGCTGTATCAATACCGATGA
- a CDS encoding IgA Peptidase M64: MRSLLIQCLAALLLGVTFLPQVEAAQPATVRLDYTHSGNALSDQYAIERVVIEPLPWPGSMARNLDDTNRGQNRVEVVDAKTGDLLYSRGFSTVFGEWRTTEEANRISRSFQESVRFPQFAQPVRVRILKRDERNGFSVAWSIEVDPHAQDVIRRQPPAPAKPIAIHSGGPSPDKVDLLILGDGYTQKDMKKFEQDARRLTKHLFSVSPFRERAGDFNVWAMAVPTEKPGITRPSTGVHHPSALGTRYDIFGSERYVLTLDNRALRDIAQHAPYEFIEILVNNETYGGGGIFGQFSTAAAGNDWADYLFVHEFGHHFAGLADEYYTSPVAYQPAGGRMEPWEPNVTALRDPARLKWKRHVKDGTPLPTPWPKARYEEESRAYQTKRAALRAANRPESEMSALFHEDLERTNALFAQQPHRHTIGAFEGANYEASGYYRPAMQCLMFDRSDKFCPVCQDGVKDIIDLYAGSVQR, translated from the coding sequence ATGCGCAGTCTCCTGATCCAGTGTCTTGCCGCCCTGCTGCTGGGCGTGACGTTCTTGCCGCAGGTAGAGGCGGCCCAGCCGGCCACCGTGCGTCTCGACTACACCCACAGCGGCAACGCGCTGTCCGACCAGTACGCGATCGAGCGTGTGGTGATCGAACCGCTGCCCTGGCCGGGCAGCATGGCGCGCAATCTCGACGACACCAACCGTGGCCAGAACCGCGTGGAGGTGGTCGATGCCAAGACCGGCGACCTGCTGTACTCGCGCGGCTTCTCGACCGTATTCGGCGAATGGCGCACCACCGAGGAGGCGAACCGCATCAGCCGCTCGTTCCAGGAATCGGTGCGCTTCCCGCAGTTCGCGCAGCCGGTGCGGGTGCGCATCCTCAAGCGCGACGAGCGCAACGGGTTCTCGGTGGCCTGGAGCATCGAGGTCGATCCGCATGCGCAGGACGTCATTCGGCGCCAGCCGCCGGCCCCGGCGAAGCCGATCGCGATCCACTCCGGCGGACCTTCGCCCGACAAGGTCGACCTCCTGATCCTGGGCGACGGCTACACGCAGAAGGACATGAAGAAGTTCGAGCAGGATGCGCGCCGCCTGACGAAGCACCTGTTCTCGGTATCGCCGTTCCGTGAACGTGCGGGGGATTTCAATGTATGGGCGATGGCGGTGCCGACCGAGAAACCGGGCATCACCCGGCCCTCGACCGGCGTGCACCATCCGTCCGCTCTGGGCACACGCTACGACATCTTCGGCAGCGAACGTTACGTGCTCACGCTCGACAACCGCGCGCTGCGTGACATCGCCCAGCACGCGCCCTACGAATTCATTGAGATCCTGGTGAACAACGAGACCTATGGCGGGGGCGGCATCTTCGGCCAGTTCAGCACCGCGGCGGCGGGCAACGACTGGGCCGACTACCTGTTCGTGCACGAATTCGGCCACCACTTCGCCGGCCTGGCCGACGAGTACTACACCTCGCCCGTGGCCTATCAGCCGGCCGGCGGCCGCATGGAACCGTGGGAGCCGAACGTCACCGCGCTGCGCGATCCGGCCAGGCTCAAATGGAAGCGCCACGTGAAGGACGGCACGCCGCTGCCGACGCCGTGGCCCAAGGCGCGGTACGAGGAAGAGTCGCGCGCCTACCAGACGAAGCGCGCCGCGCTGCGCGCCGCGAACCGTCCGGAATCCGAGATGAGCGCCTTGTTCCACGAAGACCTGGAGCGCACCAATGCGCTGTTTGCACAACAGCCGCACCGGCACACGATCGGCGCCTTCGAAGGCGCGAACTACGAAGCCAGCGGCTACTACCGGCCGGCGATGCAATGCCTGATGTTCGATCGCAGCGACAAGTTCTGTCCGGTGTGCCAGGACGGTGTCAAGGACATCATCGATCTCTATGCGGGCTCTGTTCAGCGGTAA
- a CDS encoding phage late control D family protein: MVSSDAPGQNAYPSRNRGQRIADNQMEALETRSECFVGAGTVRTMAPGSVFALTGHACHDKETGRDARRFIVTRVRHLMHNNLTARIQAPMVTPGRAYFFQVAGYNAAQAMKVNSLELKFDMKFQSNVEPGRLRRKSGEGR; encoded by the coding sequence ATGGTCAGCAGCGATGCGCCGGGACAGAACGCCTATCCAAGCCGCAATCGGGGACAGCGCATCGCCGACAACCAGATGGAAGCGCTGGAAACCCGCAGCGAATGCTTCGTCGGCGCCGGGACCGTGCGCACGATGGCGCCGGGATCGGTGTTTGCGTTGACCGGTCACGCCTGCCACGACAAGGAAACGGGGCGCGACGCGCGCCGTTTCATCGTGACGCGGGTGCGTCACCTGATGCACAACAATCTGACTGCGCGCATCCAGGCCCCGATGGTCACGCCGGGGCGCGCATATTTTTTTCAGGTTGCTGGTTACAATGCCGCCCAGGCGATGAAAGTGAACTCTCTTGAGCTGAAATTTGACATGAAATTTCAGAGCAATGTAGAGCCAGGTCGTCTACGTCGAAAAAGCGGAGAGGGCCGATGA